TGAAACTGTAATGGTAAACACAAGGtactatgcatttgtcaaaacccatagaactgtATAATACAAAGAAtgaaccttaatgtaaactatgaactatagttaataatagtaTCAAtgttggttcattaattgtaacaaatgtatcacaCTGATGCAAGAGGTTAACAGTAGGGGAaattggggaagggggagggacatGAGCTGGAGTAGGTATATAGAACTCTATTTAATATCTGCTCAGTTATCTATAAATCTGAAactgtattttcaaaacaaattattttaaaaacaaactaaaagcaAAGGGACCAAAGGAAATAAGTTTTTTGGTTCTAATTACAAAGGTAATATACATGCCTTTATATCATATCAGAGTGATTTCaaacaaattaatatatagaaagtataaagtttttattatgttATCCTTTGCTACTCTTCTTGACCTTAATATAGTCTTAAGTACAGAGCAACAGATTCAGTTTCTAAACAGCAAAACATATTTCATTGAAAAACATCCGCTAATACTTTCCTTTGTACACTGGAGATATTAAATTCCTTCTTAGAAATGCCAagtcaactattttttaaagtttctaaaatgtatgttttccAATGTTTTGGTCTTACTGATCTTACTTAATGGATCTTTGATGCTCCGGGATGTGAACAAATTATCTTATGTTCCCCACCTCCACAAGCAAGGAACATACTTTCACCTCTAGTCTTCATATTACAATTTTTGTTTGAAGTTTATGCACAAGATTTAGCTCCATAAATACGGACGGAAACGCAGTTCTGACAAGTAACATCAACATCAGGACTAAAAGTCCCAGGACTACAAACCACTGCAGAGGAAAAAACACGGAGTAGATTACCATCATTTCAGTTAGAGGTATTTTATACCAGTAATATAAATCTGCTTTCAGTATCACAGTGTTTCTATACCTTTATTATACTGAGTAATGTTCACCAATTAAGTTGTGGAAGATTATTTATGAGTTTGAAACATTGTAATTTCATGATCTTAAAGGTAGGAGAAAGTTAGGatcctatttttccctttaaaatcagCATTTTACAGTATCTTCTGCAGTGCCCCACTTATGAGTtcctatttctaattttctactttctatttccaaTTCTGTTTCCTAGGTAGGACCATTCTGTTGTTTTCCTTCATAGCATAGCAGCTTAACTCAGAACActatggaaatgttttataacaCAGAAGAATGCattaggaagaattaatataCATAACGATACTTAGAAATTTAGACTTTGAATTTTTACTTCCCTTTAACTAAATAGAACATTTTGTGAAAGAACCACTATATTCAATAATCCTAAGGTAATTATTCATCTATTCTTCTGACTACATAACCTAAATATTTAgatagttatattttataattaccgCAACAGCTAGCGCAATTACTGTGTAGACCATCATTTTTTCCAAAGCCTGGACGACAGCTATCCAAACGTACTACTTGAAAACTGTGGTCCACAAAGTGCATAGCAGGTATAGTTTTATTAAAGTCGTGGTAGTAAATGTATGCTTGGCTCCGGAAAAATTCTTCTATCCGATCTCTTgcctaagattttaaaataccagAAAGAAGTACAATTACTAAACTGTGAACCAAATTTATCCCCCTGTATCAGAGGCAATGAAACATAGTATAAGCATGTCATGCTATATCCAACAGATGAATTCCTAAAAAGTTGTGTTAATACTAAAATTAATCTAGCCTTGACCTTATTCAATTGTCAGTTCATATGtacaatatttaagaaaaattaaattgaggTTTAAATTATTTGCAGCATGTCTACTCCATGAGAGTTCATTATTTCTAATTCCAAAGAGccaaacaaaatagaaaccaaaacTGTTCTCTAATCAGTATTAGAAACCAAtgatgtaaattttattttatttttttgaacacaggctttatttatttatttatttttaaagattttatttatttattcatgagagacagagagaggcagagacataggaagagggagaagcaggctccctgtggggagcctgatgcagaactcgatccccggaccttaggatcatgtcctgagccaaaggtatatgctcaaccactaagccacccaggtgtccctgaaaacaGAGcttaataataactaatattaacTGAATGCTTTCCATAAGCCATGCACAATATTAAGGGTATGGGCTCAGGATTAGATCAGGAGAGTAATTTTTTAGACTATGTCCTTAGCCTCTGAGaatggcagaggggaaagcaaCTATTATGACCAACATAGATACAATTTTGGAAGAACTACTGGTTTAACCTAGGATTACATGATTGTGGGGCTGTTCTTCAAGTTGCTGCTTAGTTACCACTTGAGAAACAAAAACCAGGGATCCATTCTTCCATCAGAGAAAAAATACGTACTATTAACCTGGGGAGCTATGTATTATTCTAAGTGTattattccaaaacaaaacatcttGAAATAGGCAAGACTCTCACAATCTCTGcttaaaaaactgaaacaaaaatcaataatgcttcacattttttaaaataataatttaaatctATTTGCTAGAATGCctattattaataaatacaaCATGGAAAAATCGATTTTTgaagaaacttttaaattaataaaatgaaatatttacaaaaatttttacATAGCTTTCCTAACTATTCAAATACTTTCCCCCTACGTTGAAATTCTCACCTGGAGGATATTATGATTAGTGGTATCTTCACAATCAACAGAATCCTTGCATGCACCTTTCCACCCTGGTGCAAAAGGATTgactggagaggaaaaaaatgatatcttcacaaaagaattctaaaaaattccaaacattccaataaagctttaaatGCTGAATTCAGTATGCATGCAAGCATGTGTTTAAACTATCTAATCCTAGtaataaagtgtacaatttgaatAATTTATACATTATGATTTCACTCCATCTGGGGGCTAATCAAAGTAACTACAAGGctttaaaattaatggaaatCAATTTGGTTTTGTTCCGCCCTTTTATTAAGttcttctaaaaaatacaaattaaattttataagaatttataaattaaatattagctGCATAGTATGTATAAAATGATATCAACTTCTAAAAGATGAGTAACAATATTGgggtgcctgattggctcagtctatagagcatgcaactcttgatctcagggttgtgaattcaagccccacattgggtttggaccctattttaaaaaataaaatgaataaaaaataaaagataagcaaCAATATATTACTGTTAAGGTAAATAattaattgttcatttttaaaccTTAACCAGGCTAGAATCAACAGTACACTTTAGTGCTTAACAAATATTGTAATGCCTACTATTTGCAAGACATCTCAAATTAAAGaagtgttaaattttttttcttaccttgaAAAGCTATAAATAGCTCATGTAGGAGGCCATGTTTTGGAATTTTAACAAAATGGCATTTATATGATGGTTCTATGATATGGCATGACAAATCAGAGATTAAATTATCCAAGATTTTCTTCAGCACTCTAAAAAGCAGGTCATTATATCTTCCTTCACAAGACTTTGTGGTAAAACGTACAGCCATCTGATATGAATAATCAGGTTCCCGATAGGCtttaagaaaaagatgagaaTAAAAACAATTGTGCTTACCATTAATTTCCTCTACCAAACAATTTGCAAATAACATGTAATATTAAATCACATTAATCTTGCAAATCAACATAGAAACTtatctaataaaatgttttatcagTTTGTCctcaaaaaatacacaaaactagtaaatttaatgaaaaaaggtTGTTTTCATCTGGTATGTTATCTACTCAGTACAAGAGAAGAAATGGCTGAATGTATAGATAAGTTaacagtatcaaaaaaaaaataagatggagaaATGTCTTAATTTGCAGAAAGTGTCACTGTTGTCAACATAGGCCAGTGAAAAGGATTATCAATTTGCTTTTATAGAATTAAACATCAGTTTTAAATTACCTGGCAAATTGTGATAAAGTAGATTGTGCATGCACACCTAGATGGTAGAAAGCAGGAGGCTGAAAGAGGATTATTTAGGACACACACTATCCAGATGTCAATTTAAGAGTTTGTGTGGTCAAATATGCTAAAATACTCCGCAAGTCATGATGATTATATACAACAGACTCATTTTCACTAAATGAAGAGACCATTCACTTAATTCTTATCCAAGCTAAATGTGTAAGTTAAAATGTGCCCATATTCTTACCAAAGATCAGAAAGTCATATCTTTGCTTTACTATACTTTCTTCTTGGGTTTCTGCTCTGACAGTCTTATAAGAAAGAGTACACGTGTAAAGTCCAGACAAAGCCTCCAGAAAATCTTTCACCTTCAGCTTTCCTGTTTTAGTTATATTTATTCGATCATTTACTAAACAGAAATAGTAAAttagttatttaacatataacaattcaaatattatttagtAAACTTGGGGttacaaatgaatacaaaaatgaaaaaatggactATTTAACCTCAAGaattcaaaaaaatcttaattctgTTATTACTCTCTGGAAAACCACATaagtacagttttaaaatatattttgggggcagcccgggttgctcagcaatttagtgctgccttccgcccagggcgtgatctggagacccgggatcgagtcccacattgggctccctgcatggagcctgcttctccttctgcctgtgtctctgcctctctctgtgtgtgtgtctctcatgcgtaaataaataaaatcttaaaatatacatatatatatatataggtatatattttttggtttacTTTAGCTCATTTCTTGGCCTTTAATTTCAATTGGTTTATGTTGATAATTTAGTAAATGAGATCACACTGCTCTGTCATACTACACAATTTCCTCACATAAGACAGAAATTAATAATGCTAATATTCCAAGACACTCTTCTAACATCATGAAGAATTACATATTCAATACTTTATCTCCAACATAGATgctataaagataatttttaggttttataaAAACTTTTGAACTAATATAGCTCTGGGAAGTAGGATACAAAAATTACTGCTTCAGTTttttcataaagagaaaataaagcacagaTGAAGATATGATTTGTTATATCTAAATATGGAGCAAGTGAAACTGCAGttgaaattaaatttcagtttGTTCAATCCAATAAGTGACAgtgcttttctctttaaaaaaaaagtccccatcatttaaaaagaagatactaGATCAAATAAATTACCTGTTAATGGCTTTTCATTAGGCCCAATCCATAAGTAGGTGGGGTCCACTGTTTCTTTTTTAGCACGTCTAAAATCCATACAGGCAAGGATTGGGCTATTGTGatgtaattttacatatattttcactatgacaaaataaaataatataaagcaaaattaaattaagaaatatagtTCCTAACATTTTGGCCCCAAAGACACACTGATTAGTTCTTTTTGaatttcagtattttgaaaatcCGCGTATGATTATAACATTGAGAATGCTAACATAAATTCcttcttaagtttttaaaactctAGACTGATAGTCCATATTCTTTTTTGtgatattatagttttattataaaaatgtacatgATATATTTGGTTCATCTTAATGCACAGATTCAGAACTCACTTAAATCACAATTTTTTGAAGGGTTAGTGGAATCAATTTACAGGTCAGAAAATGATTTGAAATTGGTTGTGAAACTATTCTCAAGATGATCATTGTCATCCCTAAAAGGAACTTGATATTTATCTACAAATGCCCTCTTTGGGGGACAATAATTAAACTTATATGGGGGCATACTAGAGAGGTTTTCTGTAATTACCTATTCTGTTTCAAATCTAGTAGAGGCAGCAAAACTCTACTTAGAACCAATGCAGTCCCACAAGATATTGATTTGAAAGTCTACtgagggatgcgtgggtggctcagtggtttagtgtctgctttggctcggggcgtgatcccagggtcctgggatagagtccaacatcaggctcaaggcaagcagcctgcttctccttctgcctgtctctgcctctctcatgaataaataaaatcttaaaaaagaaaagaaagtctacTGAATGCCAGGTCCTAAACCTTAAAAGAAGACACCAAACCACAATTTGGGTGTTGGAGAAAAGAGGGGCTCCAAACACGGAGAGATCCCAAAATAAGACAAATGCCGTGAACTGGCCCCAAATTATCTAAAAGTCAGCTACGTGACTAATTTTCCTCGGAGAGTGTGGGAAAGAGTCATCACAGTGATAAAGGACATTGGAGCTGAGCCTTAAAGGAGGTGTAGGAGGGactgctgggtggctcattggttgaacAGCTGCCTTGCATGATCCCGttccgggatcccgggatcgagtcctacatcaggctccccgcggggagcctgcttctccctctgcctatgtctctgcctctctctctgtatctctcgtgaataaataaataaaatctttcggaaagaaaaaaaggactgtAGGAGCTCCAAATAGAGGGACTTGCAGCCCTGGAAATGACTCTGAGTGGGCCTCGCAGGTTGCAAAGCAGCGGAGACGCCTGGCAGTGAGGTGGCATCGAGAAAATCTTGGAATGAATCCGAGCTGCGTGGCTTTAGGCCAGATGATACACACTCAGGCATCGCTGTAAGGATGAAATGACGCGAGTGCCAAGCACCAGGTGGACGTTCAATgaactttctctccctttccctccgcTGGAAGAGCCTTTAGTAGGTCCACTGCACACCAGGCTCTTCTGATAGACTCTTCAGGTGAAGAGGTCCTCAGTACCTGGGTGTCCGGGTCTGCCATAAATGAAGCCTTTCCCGGTGCGTTCAGAAGAACGCTGCCATCCAACTGTGGAAGAAAGAAACCAGTGACTTTAGGTAGAAGAAGAGTGGGAGCTCAGAGTGGGGCAGGGCAAAGTGAAGCGGAACGGGCAGGACTGGGAAGAGGGGCCAGACtgagggtgggggacaggggagaggggggcagagggaggagccccaCCTCCAGTGAGGTACCAGAGCACCGCGGAGAGTAGGACCCACGCTCGCATCACGGCTCAGGGGCTAGCGTCGAGGGAGGCGTCGAGGGGCGGGCTCCTTCCTACCTCAGCCCAGGCCCAGCGcctccccatctctcctccaCAGAGCGGAGCAAACCGCCGGGGTCAGCTCCCCTACCGGTCCCTAGCTACAGTGGGAGCGGACGCGCAGGAGAGCGCATGCGCGCTCTGGGGCCTCTCacgcgcgtgcgcgcgcgcgtgcgcagGAGGGAGTGGGCGCATGCTGGGCCCGAGCGTGGGAGGCGAACGCCTCAACCCCGCGTGCGCACGCGACTACCCTCGTGTGAGCGCCTCGCGCCTGGCACCATTTTCCCGCGCTCTGTGTGACCGAGCTCTCTGAGTAGCCACGCCCCTTCCCAAGTTAAGGAACGGGTAATGTTAAAGAAGCCAAGCCTTCGCGTTTCAGTTACTTCCTTTTCTGGAAGCTGAAGCGATCCACCAGAGGAACACTGGATCCCAAGTGGGACGATGGGGTAAGGCGAATAAGGATGCAGTTACATTAGAATCGGAGGGAGGGAGACGCATGTGAGAATTTCCTCCTAGTAGGAAGCAAAGAGCTTGTGCGAATTTCCCGTTCCTTGCTCCTCATGAATTCTGCCTGAAGTTGTGTGTGGCATCTTTTCCAAACTCTTCCACCCTATTTTTACCTAGCCGCATTTtgtacccctcccccccaaaacgAAGAACCACTCATGTGCCAAGAAGGCGTTTCCAGCCCTTCCCACACTAGAGGAACatttcacctttcttttctttctttctttttttttttttttttttttttaagattttatttatttattcatgagagacacacagagagaggcagagacacaggcagagggagaagcaggctccatgcagggagcccgacgtgggacttggtccctggtctccaggatcccggcCTGGACTGagggcggctctaaaccgctgagccacctgggctgccctcacctcTATTTTTCACATCAAATATCGAAGGGTGTTGGGAGACCCCCATGCAAATTTACCTAGGGTTGTGAACTAAACTTGCTTTTGAAAATGGGCCCAATCAAGGGGCAgatgggtggctcaatggttgagcctctgcttttttGGCTGAGGTCGTGGTCCTGagcctggaatcaagtcccacatcaggctccccacaagaagcccgcttctccctctgcctatgtctctgcctctctctctctctctctctgtctctcatgaataaataaaatcttttaaaaaagaaaaaagaaaacgggCCCAGCTGAAAGGCAAGATCTGCCAAGTCTGCTTTTCCCGTAGGGATGGATGGTAGATGAGTCAAGATCACAGAGCTCATGGTTCCTTCTTGGATACCAGTTTAGTGGCCTGTTTGTTGTCTATTTCTTACCAGCGGGACACCCTCTGGGGTGGTTTTGAGTAGGCTGATGGGTAAAGAGACCAAGGTTCAGACAGGGTGCAGAATGATTATTTTgggtgagatcaagagttttcagttttatttcctttgagcCAAGTCAGTACTTGGACTATCTCAGATAGTCCAGGAGCAACCTTTgtcagtaatttcatttttagtcaCTGTTAATTATACCTACATAGCTTAAACCATGAGATGTGATTCGGTGAGTCAGATCCACCCAATGGCAGTTACTGTGTCTAGATTCATGGTTTAGTCTCAACTGTTCCCTTCCTTCTTGAGGGAGTGATAATGAAGACAAATTTAGGCATTATCTTTAATTCCCTAGCAGTTCGCCATTCCAGCTTTAGTCAAAGTACATTATAAATCCTAATAGATCCTTATAAATCCCATGTAATAAACTTTGAATAGTGTGAGAAGAGACTTAACCAAATAAGTAGTAGCTATTTGTTGAAAGGACTCgtgcattcttttaaaataaacttttaatcgTAGAACCATTTTAGATCTACAGAAAAAGTGTGAGTACAGAGTTCTTGTGCACTTCCACCTAGTTTTCCCTACTCTTGACATCTAACATTAGTACATTTCTCAAAATTAATGAACCAGAGTTGATACATTACTGTCAAATGTCaggtatacattttatttagatttcttaatttttacttaatgTCCTTTTCATGTTCCAGAATCTCATCCAGATTCCCACACTACATTAAGTCCTCAGGTCTCC
The Vulpes vulpes isolate BD-2025 chromosome 2, VulVul3, whole genome shotgun sequence genome window above contains:
- the ZPBP2 gene encoding zona pellucida-binding protein 2 isoform X2, with the translated sequence MRAWVLLSAVLWYLTGVGWQRSSERTGKGFIYGRPGHPVKIYVKLHHNSPILACMDFRRAKKETVDPTYLWIGPNEKPLTAYREPDYSYQMAVRFTTKSCEGRYNDLLFRVLKKILDNLISDLSCHIIEPSYKCHFVKIPKHGLLHELFIAFQVNPFAPGWKGACKDSVDCEDTTNHNILQARDRIEEFFRSQAYIYYHDFNKTIPAMHFVDHSFQVVRLDSCRPGFGKNDGLHSNCASCCVVCSPGTFSPDVDVTCQNCVSVRIYGAKSCA
- the ZPBP2 gene encoding zona pellucida-binding protein 2 isoform X1, producing the protein MRAWVLLSAVLWYLTGVGWQRSSERTGKGFIYGRPGHPVKIYVKLHHNSPILACMDFRRAKKETVDPTYLWIGPNEKPLTVNDRINITKTGKLKVKDFLEALSGLYTCTLSYKTVRAETQEESIVKQRYDFLIFAYREPDYSYQMAVRFTTKSCEGRYNDLLFRVLKKILDNLISDLSCHIIEPSYKCHFVKIPKHGLLHELFIAFQVNPFAPGWKGACKDSVDCEDTTNHNILQARDRIEEFFRSQAYIYYHDFNKTIPAMHFVDHSFQVVRLDSCRPGFGKNDGLHSNCASCCVVCSPGTFSPDVDVTCQNCVSVRIYGAKSCA